One window of Candidatus Methylomirabilota bacterium genomic DNA carries:
- a CDS encoding biotin--[acetyl-CoA-carboxylase] ligase, producing MKGARPPAASAPAIVRLGAVESTQAVAFELAERGAADRTVVLADHQTAGRGRRGRAWNDEPGTGLLVSIVLRPRLALPRLPLLSYAAAIAVAEALDGVAALRPTLKWPNDVLVRDRKIAGILLESRIGAAAATVVVGIGVNLTQRRFPAELEGRATSIALETGRTVEREPVLGALLGAFDLWRGRLEADGFAPVRERWLALSETIGRRISVDGRAGLAVDVDLEGALLLQDGPGLRRVLAGPIEG from the coding sequence GTGAAAGGGGCCCGTCCCCCGGCCGCGTCGGCGCCGGCGATCGTCAGGCTCGGCGCCGTGGAATCGACGCAGGCCGTGGCCTTCGAGCTGGCCGAGCGAGGCGCGGCCGATCGCACCGTCGTCCTCGCCGATCACCAGACCGCCGGGAGAGGACGACGCGGCCGGGCGTGGAACGACGAGCCGGGCACGGGCCTTCTCGTCTCGATCGTGCTCCGCCCGCGCCTGGCGCTGCCGCGCCTGCCGCTGCTGTCCTACGCCGCCGCGATCGCCGTGGCCGAGGCACTGGACGGGGTCGCCGCGCTCCGGCCCACGCTCAAGTGGCCGAACGACGTCCTCGTCCGCGACCGCAAGATCGCCGGTATCCTCCTGGAGTCGCGCATCGGCGCGGCGGCCGCGACCGTCGTGGTCGGCATCGGCGTGAACCTCACCCAGCGGCGCTTCCCGGCCGAGCTCGAGGGGCGGGCGACATCGATCGCGCTGGAGACCGGCCGCACGGTGGAACGGGAGCCGGTCCTGGGCGCACTCCTCGGCGCGTTCGACCTCTGGCGGGGCCGTCTGGAGGCGGACGGCTTCGCGCCCGTGCGCGAGCGCTGGCTCGCGCTGAGCGAGACCATCGGACGGCGGATCAGCGTCGACGGCCGGGCGGGCCTGGCGGTCGATGTCGATCTGGAGGGCGCGCTCCTGCTCCAGGACGGCCCGGGCCTCCGGCGCGTGCTCGCCGGCCCCATCGAAGGCTAG
- a CDS encoding type III pantothenate kinase, which translates to MLLVADVGNTNTTIGVFDGARLRVSWRLTSRREQTADEYGVFIETLLRTRGIQPQDVTGIAISNVVPPVQQILEWMCEKYFGRAAFFVEPGVNTGLVLAVENPREVGPDRILGAVAGEALYGVPLIVVDFGTATTFNCVNARREFIGGAIAPGLGVSVEALISRAARLFRVELVQPPQAIGRDTITNIQSGVVYGWAGLVDGIVERMKHEMGGAPAVVATGGLVSLIAGVTRSIQHVNPDLKLEGLRLLYERAGR; encoded by the coding sequence GTGCTCCTGGTCGCCGACGTCGGCAACACCAACACCACGATCGGCGTCTTCGACGGCGCCCGCCTGCGCGTGTCGTGGCGGCTCACCAGCCGCCGCGAGCAGACTGCGGACGAGTACGGCGTCTTCATCGAGACGCTGCTGCGCACGCGGGGCATCCAGCCCCAGGACGTCACCGGCATCGCCATCTCGAACGTCGTGCCCCCGGTGCAGCAGATACTCGAGTGGATGTGTGAGAAGTACTTCGGGCGCGCCGCATTCTTCGTGGAGCCTGGCGTCAACACGGGCCTGGTGCTGGCGGTGGAGAATCCCCGCGAGGTCGGTCCGGACCGGATCCTCGGCGCCGTGGCGGGCGAGGCGCTCTACGGGGTGCCGCTGATCGTCGTCGATTTCGGGACGGCGACCACCTTCAACTGCGTCAACGCCCGCCGCGAATTCATCGGCGGCGCCATCGCGCCGGGGCTGGGGGTCTCGGTGGAGGCGCTGATCAGCCGCGCGGCGCGGCTCTTTCGTGTCGAGCTGGTGCAGCCGCCCCAGGCGATCGGCCGCGACACGATTACCAACATCCAGTCGGGGGTCGTCTACGGCTGGGCGGGCCTCGTGGACGGGATCGTCGAGCGGATGAAGCACGAGATGGGCGGCGCCCCCGCGGTGGTGGCCACCGGAGGTCTGGTCTCGCTGATCGCCGGCGTGACGCGCTCGATCCAGCACGTCAACCCCGACCTGAAGCTGGAGGGGCTCCGGCTCCTGTACGAGCGGGCCGGCCGCTGA
- a CDS encoding valine--tRNA ligase, with product MSSPPPPIADRYDPSVVEARWYPEWEKRGYFHADPASPKKPYCIVIPPPNVTASLHIGHALNDTLQDILVRMKRMDGFNTLWVPGTDHAGIATQVVIERQLAAEGKTKEDLGREAFVGRVWRWKQELGGTIIRQLKRLGCSCDWSRERFTMDPGLSRAVREVFVRLWEEGLVYRDDYIVNWCPRCQTVLSDLEVEREEQDAEFVYIKYGPLTLGTVRPETKLGDTGLAVHPRDKRYAQYVGQELEIPSVEGTIRMKVVADEAVDPGFGTGVIKVTPGHDPVDFEIGRRHNLPIRTVIGFDGKMTAEAGKYAGLDRFACRKQIVEDMKKLGLIDRIEPYRHAVGVCYRCRTIVEPLVSKQWYVNVKPLAERAIKAVREGRIKIVPRAWTKTYDHWMQNIRPWCISRQLWWGHRIPAWYCDADGSVHVSRTDLTACPRCRGLLRQDPDVLDTWFSSGLWPFSTLGWPDDTAELKTFYPTSVLVTGFDILFFWVARMAMLGLHFMGDVPFRDVYIHALVRDAEGQKMSKSKGNVIDPLVMMDQYGTDAFRFTLAALAAQGRDIRLAEERIEGYRNFANKLWNAARFVLSNLDGYDPGRAGKLAPALADRWIASRLAATITSVREHLRRYRFNDAASAIYQFLWHELCDWYLEIAKISLYRPAEPAERLRTQHRLVTVLESTLRLLHPFMPFITEEIWQRLPDRARAGESIMVAPYPRATRRQLDGDAERAMGAVMDVITAVRNIRGEMRIAPGVTLEVTLRPVGKHEALFAAQAPLIEALARGRLTSDPRARRPAGSALAVVGPSEIYVKLAGVVDLIAERARLEKEIKRAADAVAFLEAKLARPEFVERAPAPVVEKERQRLAEQRQLQAKLEGSLAWIREEPR from the coding sequence ATGAGCTCCCCGCCGCCACCGATCGCGGACCGTTACGATCCGTCCGTCGTGGAGGCGCGCTGGTACCCGGAGTGGGAGAAGCGTGGCTACTTCCACGCCGATCCCGCCTCGCCGAAGAAGCCTTACTGCATCGTGATCCCTCCCCCCAACGTGACCGCATCGCTTCACATTGGCCACGCGCTGAACGATACGCTCCAGGACATCCTCGTCCGCATGAAGCGGATGGACGGCTTCAACACACTCTGGGTGCCCGGGACGGACCACGCGGGGATCGCGACGCAGGTCGTCATCGAGCGCCAGCTCGCCGCCGAGGGCAAGACGAAGGAGGACCTGGGGCGCGAAGCCTTCGTCGGGCGGGTCTGGCGGTGGAAGCAGGAGTTGGGTGGGACCATCATCCGCCAGCTCAAGCGCCTGGGCTGCTCGTGCGACTGGTCGCGCGAGCGCTTTACCATGGATCCGGGGCTCTCCCGTGCCGTCCGCGAGGTGTTCGTGCGGCTCTGGGAGGAAGGGCTGGTCTACCGCGATGACTACATCGTCAACTGGTGCCCCCGGTGTCAGACGGTGCTGTCCGACCTCGAAGTCGAGCGCGAGGAGCAGGACGCGGAGTTCGTCTACATCAAGTACGGTCCACTGACGCTGGGGACCGTGCGCCCCGAGACCAAGCTCGGAGACACGGGCCTGGCCGTCCACCCCCGGGACAAGCGCTACGCGCAGTACGTCGGACAGGAGCTCGAGATCCCCTCGGTGGAGGGCACGATCCGGATGAAAGTCGTCGCCGACGAGGCGGTGGACCCGGGCTTCGGCACCGGCGTCATCAAGGTGACCCCGGGCCACGATCCCGTGGACTTCGAGATCGGGCGGAGGCACAACCTCCCGATCCGCACCGTCATCGGCTTCGACGGCAAGATGACGGCCGAGGCGGGGAAGTACGCCGGCCTCGACCGCTTCGCGTGCCGGAAGCAGATCGTGGAGGACATGAAGAAGCTCGGGCTCATCGACCGGATCGAACCCTACCGCCACGCGGTCGGGGTCTGCTATCGCTGCCGGACGATCGTCGAGCCCCTGGTGTCCAAGCAGTGGTACGTGAACGTGAAGCCGCTGGCCGAGAGAGCGATCAAAGCGGTGCGCGAGGGGCGGATCAAGATCGTGCCGCGCGCCTGGACCAAGACCTACGACCACTGGATGCAGAACATCCGCCCCTGGTGCATCTCGCGCCAGCTCTGGTGGGGCCATCGGATTCCCGCCTGGTACTGCGACGCCGACGGCTCCGTGCATGTCTCGCGCACCGACCTGACGGCCTGTCCCCGGTGCCGGGGCCTGCTGCGCCAGGACCCGGACGTGCTCGACACCTGGTTCTCGTCCGGCCTCTGGCCGTTCTCGACGCTGGGCTGGCCCGACGACACGGCTGAGCTCAAGACCTTCTATCCCACCTCGGTGCTCGTCACCGGCTTCGACATCCTCTTCTTCTGGGTGGCCCGCATGGCGATGCTGGGGCTGCACTTCATGGGTGACGTCCCGTTCCGCGACGTCTACATCCACGCCCTGGTGCGCGACGCCGAAGGCCAGAAGATGTCGAAGTCGAAGGGCAACGTCATCGATCCGCTGGTGATGATGGACCAGTACGGGACGGACGCCTTCCGCTTCACGCTGGCCGCGCTGGCCGCCCAGGGCCGGGACATCCGCCTGGCCGAGGAGCGCATCGAGGGGTACCGCAACTTCGCCAACAAGCTCTGGAACGCGGCGCGGTTCGTGCTGTCGAACCTCGACGGCTACGACCCGGGGCGCGCCGGCAAGCTCGCGCCCGCGCTGGCCGACCGCTGGATCGCCAGCCGGCTCGCGGCCACCATCACGTCGGTCCGCGAGCACCTGCGGCGCTATCGCTTCAACGACGCGGCGTCGGCGATCTACCAGTTCCTCTGGCACGAGCTGTGCGACTGGTACCTGGAAATCGCCAAGATATCGCTTTACCGCCCGGCCGAACCCGCCGAGCGCCTGAGGACCCAGCACCGCCTCGTCACGGTTCTGGAATCGACGCTCCGGCTCCTCCATCCCTTCATGCCGTTCATCACGGAAGAGATCTGGCAGCGCCTGCCCGATCGCGCCAGGGCAGGGGAGTCGATCATGGTGGCACCGTACCCGCGGGCGACCCGCCGCCAGCTGGACGGCGATGCCGAGCGCGCCATGGGCGCCGTGATGGACGTGATCACCGCCGTGCGCAACATCCGGGGCGAGATGCGGATCGCGCCCGGCGTCACCCTGGAGGTCACGCTGCGTCCGGTGGGCAAGCACGAGGCGCTCTTTGCCGCCCAGGCCCCGCTCATCGAAGCCCTGGCGCGCGGCCGCCTGACGAGCGACCCCCGGGCGCGGCGCCCGGCCGGCTCGGCGCTCGCCGTGGTGGGCCCCTCCGAGATCTACGTGAAGCTGGCCGGCGTGGTGGACCTTATCGCCGAGCGGGCGCGGCTCGAGAAGGAGATCAAGCGCGCGGCCGACGCCGTCGCGTTCCTCGAGGCCAAGCTGGCCCGGCCCGAGTTCGTCGAGCGGGCGCCGGCTCCGGTTGTCGAGAAGGAACGCCAGCGTCTCGCCGAGCAGCGCCAGCTCCAGGCCAAGCTGGAAGGGAGCCTGGCCTGGATCCGAGAAGAGCCGCGGTGA
- a CDS encoding UPF0182 family protein — MRRSQTAVLLVLVLLVLGLVGQIVPLYTDWLWFQEVGYVQVFLTTLWYRGTLFTAVALGVLVFLYANLTFAARTARPDVLWELEDQLGLPGRVVIEPLLRRFLPIVLAFISFTSGLRASAHWETVLGYLNAVPFNTTDPLFGRDLAFFVFTLPFWRLLSGWATALVVGTLLLTVLVYVLQRSLVLTARGPRLAAGARAHLLVLGALLLALAGVGFWLDRFELVYSPRSVIYGAAYTDVHASLPVLQALAVLAVLCALACLLQLTRTGLRVVGAGVLVLVAVWVVGLGIYPALLQRFRVAPNELVAERPFIVHNIRMTRQAYGLDRIEEHEFPADETLDARALERNVLTIKNIRLWDHRPLLRTFAQLQEIRTYYKFVDVDNDRYTLNGEYRQLMLSPRELSYPHLQGARSWINEHLTFTHGYGVIVGPVNRITSEGLPELLVKDIPPKSDGFAKITRPEIYFGEISNDYVLLRTRSQELDYPAGDQNVYTTYRGTGGIPLSSFLRKALFAARFGEIKMLLSHDLTAESRVLMHRAVAERVRLIAPFFRFDRDPYIVVTDDGRLVWMLDGYTTTDRYPYSEPVRNVGNYIRNSVKVTVDAYHGAVGFYLADSTDPIVRAYARAFPGLLRPLEELPADLRRHLRYPEDFFAIQARKYAVYHMLEPQVFYNKEDLWAVPRRTVDGRDREMEPYYTIMRLPGEKREEFILLTLFNPSRRDNMIAWLAGRSDPPNYGRLVVYNFPKQKLVYGPRQVDARIDQDPVISQQLSLWNQRGSTVIRGSLLAIPIDQSLIYVQPLYLAASEQGALPELRRVIVAYGNQIAMEPTLEQSLARVFGGRLASPAAAVPALGPGGQREPAPPLRALGHRAWEIWQRAQDALRRGDWTQYGAEQKRLEETLRALTEANR, encoded by the coding sequence ATGAGACGATCCCAAACAGCTGTCCTGCTCGTCCTGGTCCTCCTGGTCCTGGGCCTCGTCGGGCAGATCGTCCCCCTCTACACGGATTGGCTCTGGTTCCAGGAGGTCGGCTACGTCCAGGTCTTCCTGACGACCCTTTGGTACCGAGGCACGCTCTTCACCGCCGTCGCCCTCGGCGTCCTCGTGTTCCTTTACGCGAACCTGACCTTCGCCGCCCGCACGGCGCGTCCCGACGTGCTCTGGGAGCTGGAGGACCAGCTCGGCCTGCCCGGCCGAGTGGTGATCGAGCCGCTCCTCCGCCGGTTCCTGCCCATCGTGCTCGCGTTCATCTCGTTCACCTCGGGCCTGCGGGCCAGCGCCCACTGGGAAACCGTCCTCGGCTACCTCAACGCGGTGCCGTTCAACACCACCGACCCGCTCTTCGGCCGGGACCTGGCGTTCTTCGTCTTCACGCTGCCGTTCTGGCGCCTGCTGAGCGGCTGGGCCACCGCGCTCGTCGTGGGCACGCTCCTGCTCACGGTCCTGGTCTACGTGCTCCAGCGAAGCCTGGTGCTGACGGCGCGCGGCCCGCGGCTGGCGGCCGGCGCCCGGGCGCATCTGCTGGTGCTGGGGGCGCTGCTGCTGGCGCTCGCCGGCGTCGGGTTCTGGCTGGACCGGTTCGAGCTGGTCTACTCCCCACGCAGCGTCATCTACGGGGCCGCCTACACCGACGTCCACGCCTCGCTGCCCGTGCTCCAGGCGCTGGCGGTGCTGGCGGTCCTCTGCGCCCTGGCCTGCCTGCTGCAGCTCACGCGCACAGGCCTCAGGGTCGTCGGGGCCGGCGTGCTCGTGCTGGTCGCCGTCTGGGTGGTGGGCCTGGGCATCTATCCCGCGCTCCTGCAGCGCTTTCGGGTCGCCCCCAACGAGCTGGTCGCCGAGCGGCCGTTCATCGTCCACAACATCCGGATGACCCGCCAGGCCTACGGGCTCGATCGCATCGAGGAGCACGAGTTCCCGGCCGACGAGACGCTGGATGCCCGGGCGCTCGAGCGCAACGTGCTGACGATCAAGAACATCCGGCTCTGGGACCACCGGCCGCTCCTCCGGACGTTCGCGCAGCTCCAGGAGATCCGCACCTACTACAAGTTCGTGGACGTCGACAACGACCGCTACACGCTGAACGGCGAGTACCGGCAGCTCATGCTGTCGCCGCGCGAACTGTCCTACCCCCACCTGCAGGGGGCGCGGAGCTGGATCAACGAGCACCTGACGTTCACCCACGGCTACGGCGTGATCGTGGGGCCGGTGAACCGGATCACGTCCGAGGGGCTCCCGGAGCTCCTGGTCAAGGACATTCCTCCCAAGAGCGACGGCTTCGCCAAGATCACGCGACCCGAGATCTACTTCGGCGAGATCTCCAACGACTACGTGCTGCTGCGCACCCGCTCCCAGGAGCTCGATTACCCGGCCGGCGACCAGAACGTGTACACGACCTACCGGGGAACGGGTGGAATCCCGCTCTCGTCGTTCCTGCGCAAGGCCCTCTTCGCCGCGCGCTTCGGCGAGATCAAGATGCTGCTCTCCCACGACCTGACGGCGGAGAGCCGGGTCCTGATGCACCGGGCGGTCGCCGAGCGGGTGCGGCTCATCGCGCCGTTCTTCCGCTTCGATCGGGACCCGTACATCGTCGTCACCGACGACGGACGCCTGGTGTGGATGCTCGACGGCTACACCACTACCGACCGCTACCCGTACTCGGAGCCGGTCCGCAACGTCGGCAACTACATCCGCAACTCGGTCAAGGTCACGGTGGACGCCTACCACGGCGCCGTCGGGTTCTACCTGGCCGACTCGACCGACCCCATCGTGCGCGCCTACGCCCGCGCCTTCCCCGGTCTCCTCCGCCCGCTGGAGGAGCTGCCCGCCGACCTGCGCCGGCATCTCCGCTACCCGGAGGACTTCTTCGCCATCCAGGCGCGGAAGTACGCCGTCTATCACATGCTGGAGCCCCAGGTCTTCTACAACAAGGAGGACCTCTGGGCCGTCCCGCGGCGGACCGTCGACGGCCGCGACCGCGAGATGGAGCCCTACTACACGATCATGCGGCTGCCCGGCGAGAAGCGGGAAGAGTTCATTTTACTGACGCTCTTCAACCCCTCCCGCCGGGACAACATGATCGCGTGGCTGGCCGGTCGCTCGGATCCGCCGAACTACGGGCGCCTCGTCGTCTACAACTTCCCCAAGCAGAAGCTCGTCTATGGGCCCCGCCAAGTCGACGCGCGCATCGACCAGGACCCCGTCATCTCCCAGCAGCTGTCGCTCTGGAACCAGCGCGGCTCGACCGTGATCCGCGGCTCGCTGCTGGCCATCCCGATCGACCAGTCGCTGATCTACGTCCAGCCGCTCTACCTGGCGGCGTCCGAGCAGGGTGCGCTCCCCGAGCTCCGCCGCGTGATCGTCGCCTACGGCAATCAGATCGCGATGGAGCCGACGCTGGAGCAATCGCTGGCCCGCGTCTTCGGCGGGCGGCTCGCCAGCCCCGCGGCCGCTGTCCCGGCGCTCGGTCCCGGTGGGCAGCGTGAGCCGGCGCCTCCGCTCCGCGCCCTGGGCCACCGCGCCTGGGAGATCTGGCAGCGGGCGCAGGACGCGCTGCGACGGGGAGACTGGACCCAGTACGGCGCGGAGCAGAAGCGTCTGGAAGAGACGCTGCGCGCCCTCACCGAAGCCAACCGCTAG
- a CDS encoding GuaB3 family IMP dehydrogenase-related protein — protein sequence MGMWVGRGRKARVAYGFDDIALVPGTVTVNPNEVDISWELCGRRFDLPIIAAAMDGVVGPRLAVEMGRLGGLAVLNLEGIFARYENPDEVLERIVSASQEEATKIIQSIYGEPIKEELIHRRIQEIKKGGGPAVVSSIPQRAERFAQIAQEAGADVFVVQSTVTTARHIATEYAPVDFRRLKKQLAIPLIIGNVVTYEACLELMDCGADALLIGVGPGAACTSREVLGLGVPQVTATADSAAARDFYYKQTGRYVPIVTDGGMTTGGDVCKALASGADAVMIGSAFARAIEAPGRGYHWGMATPHQNLPRGTRIRVGIAGPLEQILFGPAFTEDGTLNLVGAIRTCMGSVGARNIRELQLTELIIAPAIKTEGKVFQQAQKLGRPR from the coding sequence ATGGGGATGTGGGTCGGCCGAGGCCGTAAGGCGAGGGTGGCGTACGGGTTCGATGATATCGCGCTCGTCCCCGGGACCGTCACCGTCAATCCGAACGAGGTCGACATCTCCTGGGAGCTCTGTGGGCGCCGGTTCGACCTGCCCATCATCGCGGCAGCCATGGATGGCGTGGTGGGACCGCGCCTGGCGGTCGAGATGGGCCGCCTGGGCGGTCTGGCCGTGCTCAACCTGGAGGGCATCTTCGCCCGCTACGAGAATCCCGACGAAGTGCTGGAACGGATCGTCTCGGCCAGCCAGGAGGAAGCCACCAAGATCATTCAGTCGATCTATGGCGAGCCGATCAAGGAGGAGCTGATCCACCGGCGGATCCAGGAGATCAAAAAGGGTGGTGGACCCGCGGTCGTCTCCTCCATTCCCCAGCGCGCGGAGCGCTTCGCGCAGATCGCGCAAGAGGCGGGGGCCGACGTCTTCGTGGTGCAGTCCACCGTGACCACGGCGCGCCACATCGCCACCGAGTACGCGCCGGTCGATTTCCGTCGTCTCAAGAAGCAGCTCGCCATTCCCCTGATCATCGGCAACGTCGTCACGTACGAAGCGTGTCTCGAGCTGATGGACTGCGGCGCCGACGCGCTGTTGATCGGCGTGGGGCCGGGCGCGGCCTGCACCAGCCGTGAGGTGCTGGGGCTGGGGGTGCCCCAGGTGACGGCCACAGCCGACTCGGCGGCCGCCCGCGACTTCTACTACAAGCAGACGGGGCGCTATGTGCCCATCGTCACCGACGGCGGTATGACGACGGGCGGCGACGTCTGCAAGGCCCTGGCCTCGGGCGCCGACGCCGTCATGATCGGCTCGGCCTTCGCCCGCGCCATCGAGGCCCCGGGGCGTGGCTACCACTGGGGCATGGCCACGCCGCACCAGAACCTGCCGCGCGGCACGCGCATCCGCGTCGGCATCGCCGGGCCGCTGGAGCAGATTCTCTTCGGCCCGGCGTTCACAGAGGACGGCACGCTGAACCTCGTCGGCGCCATCCGCACGTGCATGGGCTCGGTGGGGGCGCGCAACATCCGCGAACTCCAGCTGACGGAGCTGATCATCGCCCCGGCGATCAAGACCGAGGGCAAGGTCTTCCAGCAGGCTCAGAAGCTCGGGCGCCCCCGGTAG
- a CDS encoding LptF/LptG family permease, with amino-acid sequence MRLPRLAVLDRYFLRELLAPFALGVALFTFFLIIDRIYHLTELVITKGVPFHLVIQLLIFMLPSFLAHTLPMALLVAVLLAGGRMAGDLEIVAFKAAGVSLLRLFRPALLAALIVTLTTAALTLVLNPLANREFQGQLFKILQARAVSGLKERIFNTSFADLTIYVEDISASQVGLRGVIVSDERDPKLTRIITAREGRLLTDEVSRRITLRLLDGGLNEADVDPVDPPREIVTEGPPPGGAADSRRYRYTAFSIYDMTLALESPLKAAVRLDKPEKDLGLRQLRQKIEALPDDAYTRRPYEVEFQKRFAFPVAALVFSVLGFPLAVRSHRGGRSVALVGTLAILVTYYLILTTLEGLALRERLPIAAAIWTPNVLFSILGAALLTATAREWRAPRLRALWRAFDFAWQHLPRRRGRRVERFSGTGRETTYIVDRYLLRRLLAFVGIGLAVAGALFVVVDLLQTLDRYLRVKPPFTYIVQHFAFALPVALHQGLPIVMLVATIFLFLTLTRWHELTALKAAGVSLYRASAPVLLCGLVAAVAAGLFQEFLLPILNERGEEVDRVKIRGQLPRHLQSRTRLWLRSSDTRFYRVELLNPATQDLYGVTVLEIDADFRLVSRLDARQAHWTPTGWEFRNGAIREIDGHGRVTTIPFARTALGLEESITDFTEIQKPPSAMSYRELREYVARLESAGFQVKKYLVDLYSKLSDPLKNLIMVLVAIPFALQSPRGGRVYAIALAIAIMAAYMVVDYSARAFARADLLPPLLAAWTANVIFLGLGASLFLRART; translated from the coding sequence GTGAGGCTGCCGCGGCTGGCGGTCCTGGACCGGTACTTCCTGCGCGAGCTGCTGGCGCCCTTCGCGCTCGGCGTCGCCCTCTTCACGTTCTTCCTCATCATCGATCGCATCTACCACCTGACCGAGCTGGTGATCACCAAGGGCGTGCCGTTCCATCTGGTGATCCAGCTCCTCATCTTCATGCTCCCCTCCTTCCTGGCCCATACGCTGCCGATGGCGCTGCTGGTCGCCGTGCTCCTGGCCGGGGGCCGCATGGCGGGAGACCTGGAGATCGTGGCCTTCAAGGCCGCCGGCGTGAGCCTGCTGCGGTTGTTCCGTCCGGCGTTGCTGGCCGCCCTCATCGTCACCCTGACCACCGCCGCCCTGACCCTGGTCCTGAACCCGCTGGCCAATCGCGAGTTCCAGGGGCAACTGTTCAAGATTCTGCAGGCGCGGGCGGTCAGCGGGCTCAAAGAACGGATCTTCAACACGAGCTTCGCGGACCTGACGATCTACGTGGAGGATATCAGCGCCTCCCAGGTCGGGCTGCGCGGCGTGATCGTCTCGGACGAGCGGGACCCGAAGCTCACCCGCATCATCACCGCTCGGGAGGGGCGTCTGCTCACCGACGAGGTCAGCCGCCGGATCACCCTGCGCCTGCTCGACGGCGGCCTCAACGAGGCCGACGTGGATCCGGTCGATCCGCCCAGGGAGATCGTGACGGAGGGGCCGCCACCCGGCGGCGCCGCCGACTCCCGCCGCTACCGGTACACGGCGTTTTCCATCTACGACATGACGCTGGCCCTGGAGTCGCCGCTCAAGGCAGCCGTGCGGCTCGACAAGCCGGAGAAGGATCTGGGGCTCCGCCAGCTGCGTCAGAAGATCGAGGCGCTGCCAGACGACGCCTACACCCGGCGGCCGTACGAGGTCGAGTTCCAGAAGCGCTTCGCATTTCCGGTGGCGGCGCTGGTCTTCTCGGTGCTGGGCTTTCCGCTGGCGGTGCGGTCCCATCGGGGAGGGCGGAGCGTGGCGCTGGTCGGCACGCTCGCCATCCTGGTCACCTATTATCTGATTCTGACCACGCTGGAGGGCCTGGCGCTTCGGGAACGGCTGCCCATCGCGGCAGCGATCTGGACGCCGAACGTCCTCTTCTCGATCCTGGGCGCCGCACTGCTGACAGCCACCGCCCGGGAGTGGCGGGCACCGCGCCTGAGGGCCCTCTGGCGCGCCTTCGATTTCGCCTGGCAGCACCTGCCGCGGCGGCGCGGGCGGCGCGTGGAACGCTTCAGCGGGACCGGGCGCGAGACGACCTACATCGTCGACCGCTACCTGCTCCGGCGGTTGCTGGCCTTCGTCGGCATCGGCCTGGCGGTGGCCGGCGCCCTCTTCGTGGTGGTCGATCTGCTGCAGACTCTCGACCGCTACCTGCGGGTGAAGCCGCCGTTCACCTACATCGTCCAGCACTTTGCCTTCGCGCTGCCGGTAGCGCTCCATCAGGGGCTGCCCATCGTCATGCTGGTGGCGACGATCTTCCTCTTCCTGACCCTCACCCGGTGGCACGAGCTGACGGCGCTGAAGGCCGCCGGCGTCAGCCTGTACCGGGCCAGCGCGCCGGTGCTGCTGTGCGGGCTCGTCGCCGCCGTGGCAGCGGGCCTCTTTCAGGAGTTCCTGCTCCCCATCCTCAACGAGCGGGGCGAGGAGGTGGATCGCGTCAAGATCAGGGGCCAGCTCCCCCGCCACTTGCAGTCGCGCACGCGCCTCTGGCTCCGCAGCTCGGACACCCGGTTCTACCGGGTGGAACTGCTGAACCCGGCGACGCAGGACCTCTACGGGGTGACGGTGCTCGAGATCGACGCCGACTTCCGTCTTGTCAGCCGGCTCGACGCGCGCCAGGCCCACTGGACGCCCACCGGCTGGGAGTTCAGGAACGGCGCGATCCGCGAGATCGACGGGCACGGCCGGGTCACCACGATCCCGTTCGCCCGGACCGCGCTCGGGCTGGAGGAGAGCATTACGGACTTCACCGAGATCCAGAAGCCCCCGTCGGCGATGAGCTACCGGGAGCTGCGCGAGTACGTTGCCCGGCTGGAGTCAGCCGGGTTTCAGGTCAAGAAGTACCTGGTGGACCTGTACTCCAAGCTGTCCGATCCGCTGAAGAACCTGATCATGGTGCTGGTCGCCATTCCCTTCGCGCTCCAGTCGCCGCGCGGCGGACGCGTCTACGCCATCGCCCTGGCGATCGCCATCATGGCGGCCTACATGGTGGTCGACTACTCCGCCCGGGCCTTCGCGCGCGCCGATCTGCTGCCGCCCCTGCTCGCGGCCTGGACGGCCAACGTTATCTTCCTCGGACTCGGCGCCTCCCTCTTCCTCCGCGCCCGCACCTAG